A stretch of Patescibacteria group bacterium DNA encodes these proteins:
- the rpsF gene encoding 30S ribosomal protein S6 yields the protein MEKNYEIMLILKKDSSLAEKGVFLKEFTELLKPLEGKAKKEDFWGLRRFAYPIKKSEEGVYTVINFECPADKIKELERKLKLEKEIVRYMVTSSNDKSQNLTKETPLKKESP from the coding sequence ATGGAAAAAAACTACGAAATAATGTTAATATTAAAAAAGGATTCTTCGCTTGCCGAAAAAGGCGTTTTTCTAAAAGAATTCACTGAACTCTTAAAACCTTTGGAAGGCAAAGCAAAGAAAGAAGACTTTTGGGGTTTGAGGAGATTTGCGTACCCTATTAAAAAAAGCGAAGAGGGGGTTTATACAGTAATAAACTTTGAATGCCCCGCGGATAAAATAAAAGAACTTGAAAGAAAGCTAAAGTTGGAGAAGGAGATTGTGAGGTATATGGTAACAAGCTCAAATGACAAAAGTCAAAATTTAACAAAGGAGACTCCTTTGAAAAAGGAGTCTCCTTAG
- a CDS encoding single-stranded DNA-binding protein, which translates to MSRSINKAIILGNLTRDPEMRYTPQGSAVTSFAVATNRQWNTEDGSTKEAVEFHNIVAWNKLAEICSQLLKKGAKVYIEGRLQTRNWEDDKAVKHYKTEIVADDMIVLTSRGFSETGGTGSLPVKTVPAVNAENKTPPAKESAGEASASKNEKDADKGEVKPSKDEAEEVVDTDEMPF; encoded by the coding sequence ATGTCCCGAAGCATAAACAAAGCGATTATCCTAGGAAATTTAACTAGGGATCCCGAAATGAGGTATACACCTCAAGGCTCTGCTGTAACTAGTTTTGCTGTAGCCACAAACAGGCAGTGGAATACCGAAGATGGGTCCACAAAAGAAGCGGTGGAGTTCCATAATATTGTGGCTTGGAATAAATTGGCGGAAATATGTTCCCAGCTTCTTAAAAAAGGCGCTAAAGTGTATATTGAAGGCCGACTCCAAACCAGAAATTGGGAAGACGATAAAGCCGTTAAACACTATAAAACCGAAATTGTCGCTGATGATATGATAGTTCTCACAAGCAGAGGATTTTCTGAAACGGGAGGGACGGGATCTTTGCCTGTAAAGACTGTTCCAGCTGTTAATGCGGAAAATAAAACTCCTCCCGCAAAAGAATCTGCAGGAGAGGCAAGCGCGTCAAAAAATGAAAAGGATGCTGACAAAGGCGAAGTGAAACCATCCAAAGACGAGGCAGAAGAAGTAGTGGATACGGATGAAATGCCGTTTTAG
- the rpsR gene encoding 30S ribosomal protein S18: MAKQKKKKQFKKNITYKKVKARIGEIDYKKPSSLTKFLSSRFKILSRQKTGVSAKIQRKATAEIKKARVMGLLPFTERHSI, encoded by the coding sequence ATGGCGAAACAAAAGAAGAAAAAACAATTTAAGAAAAATATAACTTATAAAAAAGTTAAAGCGCGAATAGGGGAAATTGATTACAAAAAACCCTCATCTTTAACCAAATTTTTAAGTTCCAGATTCAAGATTTTGTCGCGCCAAAAAACGGGAGTGTCGGCGAAAATTCAGCGGAAGGCTACCGCGGAAATAAAAAAAGCTCGTGTTATGGGGCTTTTGCCGTTTACGGAGAGACACAGCATATAA